AGTGTATTTGGGCATTTACCAGTCACAAGTGGTGTTAGGAATTTGGCCCGTGTACCAGAGCTGGCAAGTAGCCTCAGAGCAGTAGGTACAAGACGTTTCAGCATTAACTTCCAGTCAGGTATTTGTGCAacacttcagaagaaaatttttttctttcagttaatGGTTGAATCACTAACTTTGGCTAGGCCAAAAGCCTGAAGTCTTCCAATTTTCAAAGGCTTTGCTTGTTGGCTCGACTTTAAATTTTACACAGAATGCAGCtttcttttcaatttaaaataagaattgGAGGAGCCTTCTCACCAGATCTGACCAAATGTACAACCAGTGTGATCGATGACAGTTGAGAAGCAAATTCTATAGCCCTattgtattttacatttatCCCAACCAACTTGACCCCTGACTGTCTTCTTTCTactttcttcttgtttttttccctttcttttgtcCACCTCAAGAGTTTTTCTAAGCACCTTGAGAGCTTCTCTGAGTGACAGCCATGGAAAAGCCACTGTGCCAGAAAAGGATTCTTTCCATGAGTGGATCCCACATTTTCCATTCCTTTGAAGAACCCTACCACCACTAAAAATAATAGATGCATCCAGAGTTATGCTGCCATGAGGCTTAGGATGAGAAAACTTCAGTACCTACCAGAAACAAGAGTAATATTCCACATACAATCCTCTGAAAGGTTATAAAATTAAACTTGTATCATTTGATACACACAGAAGTGGTACTGTTGTCATAGATGATGAGATATGACTACAGgccctgcagcctttcagttCCTTTTTCCCCTGTCATCTGCACAGCTAATATCAGATGACAACACTGAGATCCACCAATTCTTTTCTAATGCCCTGCTCAAAACTAGAGCCAGCACGTGACATTACAGATTCTATCTCCCTCCAGTGCCCTTGCTGGCTTCTTCTATCTTCCTCCCACTCAGATGCAAATACATATGTCATTATTTGCCTTTCATGCATATTTCTATACAATAACAGTTGTATACagtcttttctttttacaggAAGAACACTACCCTCAGTCATGAGAGATAATTTTCTGTATCTCTGAGAAAGGTATTTGCAGGAGCCTTGActgaggaatgaaaaaaaaaaactaaggCAGATcagtagaaattattttcttaatggTAAAATCTGAATTATACATTAAAGCACCATTTATTCAATCAATTTTAATATTCTGTTTAAAAAGGCAGTCACTTTTATGTGCTTCATATGCTTGCAAATGTTTATTAGCTTGAGTAAAAGGTCATTATTATTCaattgaataatttaattttaaattattggtATTGCACTTCATATTATAACTACTTTTGCAGATGCATTTGATTATGTCAAATTCACCTTTTAATCCTCTGTCTGGAGATCATTTTCTTGAATCGTTCAGTGTTTCTCACCCTTGTAGTGGTATCCCAATGAACACAGAGAGTCCAGCCTCATATCTTCCATGTAAATTACTGTGCATACCTCTTCTAGTCAGATCATATCAGAGGCTATCCGGTGTCATATAATCCTGGGTACTGACATGTGGAAAATCTTTTCAGGTGATTAATGCCATAGGCATCTAATTTTCCTGCAAAGCAATATTGCAGTGTTTACTTGAATGCCAGACCTAGGGATATGAAATGGGCATTTAGAAAAGTTAATAATCTGGCCCTAATCCCCTCCAAGAATTATCTGTTgctatttctaaaaataattgcAGCTTTATTCCTTGTCGCAAATGGAATCACATATTAATTTATTACATGTATTGTTCATTAAAAACTTGGAATTTTGCATGGgtgaaataaatatatgtaaagCTACACATAAAATACCTTTGCATTTGAAACATATACTAAGTtataaaaattcataaaatatttatttcattgctttgtttACTTAATGCTTGAGCAAAAATACCCTTCAAAATCGTTTCATGTTTGCTAGAAACATAAGATTTGTCCTTGACTGCACACTTGGAGACTGTGATTTCTGGGCCCAACACTGAAATTCTCCATTAAGATAACAAATCATACACAAAACAATCCAACACAATAAAATATCAGGGCAGGCAGACCCAGGGTGGAATATTCTGTGAGCACTGATTCCTCATTGCTGGCATTCAATATCACACCAATAATGTCAGTGTGACCAAAGGTGCTGCCTTTACTCACATGTACCTATGAATTACATAATTGTCTGCTGTTATcaggctgctcctctctctgctgagGAGTTTTTCCCTCAGCCAGACATCATCCATTAACTTCACTAGAAGCAGGATCAGTTTTTCACAGCCTTTCATAATTTTGAACAAATTAAGTTTTAGAAAATAATCGATTCCTGAGATTTGACATAGGAAGCACATTGAAAATGGCTTTGAATACTCATAATTAGCTCAAGAATTACAGTCTCATTCCTCTCTTACACTGCCATTACAAGCATTTATCTCAACAGATTTCAACAGAGCTGCTTCTGTTTTACACTGGTGTGAGGGAACAAAAAACCCCGAGTTGCATAAATTGTTAACAGCTCTTTCATACTGCCTCTTATTACCAGATAAAACTTTGATGAAGGACATTCACGGAAGATCAATATGAGAAACCACATAAGACCTGACTTCTATGCTActgaaaatcccagaaataACTATTTGTTTTTGAAGCTCTTACTTAAGGTGATGACTGGGTtgatgctgcttttcctgaaagaaatatttcaccTTCAGGAGATGTACTGCCTCCTGAGTAAAGTTTCTCCATAGCTCGGATTGTAGGGATGCGGGAAAGGAGAGCATTTGCACATCTAGCAATGAGCATCTCCATCCTTTTGTGAGGGAAGAAGCCACAGTCCTTTCTGTGATTTGTGcagatgctgctcccagctgatgTGAAGCACTGCTGTCAGCATCCTAGGAGGCTCAATGTGAAGGGCTGCTTGTCTCACCAGGGGAAGTAGGAGCTCTAGGGACTTTTGGGATCTCCTTCCAAAGAACTGGCAAATTGCCTCGTCACTGGCAATCTCCACCTGTAATTTATACCGGCCAGAGTACAGCTGTGGGGTAAACAACATGTGGTATTGAACTAAACAGCAATATATTGTCTGTGAGCTAATATAGCTCAGGATATATTCACTGccaaaagcaaacattttcctTGAGATTCACTTGGACAGCAGTGTTTGTTTACATTGTGGTTTACCTGTGTATGGAGAAGTGAGCAGGAgtagaaatgcaattgcaatcACAGAGAGAAAGTCTAACTTACATTAATATTTCTTCAGCCTAATAGCTGTCAAATACACATTTCTGCATGCTTGCAGTCTGCTTTAATTTGTTTCTGTCAAATGAAGAGCAAATATTTAATCACGactgtgctgtattttttttctataaaaaccCCCAAGTACCACAACAGTGAAGGTTACAGAGGTGGCTATTTTTAGAAAGTTTGCTCTTCCCACACTTAGTGAAGACCATCATACTTTACTTGCTTTCCTCCAACTGTTACTAAAGCCATCCATAGCCTTCAAAATCCAAGCATGATGAAGTGGAAATGCCTGTGCAGGAAAGCTCCCCGATGCGATTGAGTCTCGATGACAGGCTTAATCCCAAGCTCAGCGGAAGCTCAGTTGTGCTCCTTTTTGTCCCTGAGGTAGTTGAAGAGGACATCGAGCCCCCCCTCGACGACCTCGGGCAGGGGCCGGGACAGGGGGTTGTGGGCGATGTGGAGCCCTTTGTCCATGGGGTTCCAGGCAATGCGGCGCAGCCGGTGCAGCAGGTACAGGTCATCCGGCAGCGTCTGTATGGCGTTGTAGTCGGCATTCAGTAACTCCAGAGTGCTGATGTAGCACAGGGACCGTGGGAGACTGCGTATGTTGTTGTTTTCCACGATAAAGATTTGCAGATTGACCAGATACTGGATGCTCTCTGCGATGTTTTCCAGCTTGTTGGACCCTAGGTGCAAGAAGTCTAAGCTTCTCAGGGCGAAAATGCAGAGGGGAATTTGCACAAAGCGGTTGTTACTGAGGTTCAATTTCCTCAAATTTGTCAGGTCGGTGAAGCTCAAAGGCAGTTGTGAGATGCAGTTGTGTGAGAGGCTCAGAACCTCCAGCTTCCTGCacaagctgagctctgctggcactTCTTTCAAGCAATTCATATTGACAAACAAGACCTTCAGGTTCCTCAGCAGCCCGATCTCCTTAGGTAGGCACTTGAGGCAGTTGCCGCCCAAGTTCAGCACTACCAGCCTGtccagcttccccagagaaggAGGAATCACCACCAGCTGGTTGCGTGAGAGGTTCAGCTTCTGCACCTCATGCAGTCCCCACAAGAAGTCAGGGGTGGTGGTCATCCCTTTCATGATGAGGCTCAGGCTGACATAACGTAATCCCCGCTTCAGCAGTGACTTGGGCTCTCTCCCTGCCAGAAGGGCGTCTTCCCATGCAGGCAGCTTCGGGCCTTTCCTAAGGAAAACCATGCTCCTTCGCTCCTCGTTCTTCGAGTGCTCACTTCCCATAACACTCTGCTTCACTCCTGAGAGAACTGAGGTTTTATTCCCTTACAATATGCAAATGCCAACAGAGGATGACAGACTGCAGGAGGTGGGAAAGTCAAAGCAAGGAGACAGGGAGGAGCCTGTGAAGTGCATCTCAGTCCACCGGAACAGTTTCCATAGCTGCTGAGGGAAAGTTTCACTTTTGGGGGCTTATGCTGATCTTGGTGCACAGTCTGTAATGAAACACTTGCTCCTGACTTGTGAGCAAACCTGTTCAATTCAAGCTGAATGCCACTAGACAGCTGTCACTGTCATTTGGCCTGGGCTTTATTGGACAGACATGTATCTTCACTGCAAAAAGGTCACAAGGATGCTGTATATAACTTCACCATGTCAGCTTTCTTGGCTATCTGGTACATACCATGACTGCAGGACAATTAGCAAGAGTgatttcaaaaaaaaccaaacaagcaagctaaagaaggaaacaaggaaTGAAGCCATCGTTTCAGCTCAGATTTAAAGGATGTTTTCATAATCACTTTTATTTTGGTTCCTGATTTCTCTGAAGTAGTTAGCAGTCTGCCAGAACATTTTGCATGCTGCAAAAACACTGATAAAGCCTTTTTATGTCAGTCCTTGTTTTCTGCTAagttaaacaaaaataatgttCACAAAAAGTTTTAACTTTTATATGTCCTTTGCGGTCAGGATTGGcctctttctttccagaaaGGGTGCCAAATTCACTGCAGCAGTGACATTTTGCCCAGTAGTATCTGTGCCCACTTGGATGATTTCTTGCTACACACAGCACCAAGTGTGAGCAGTCATACCACACAGTTCTAACCAAATTACTCTGTCCTGAGTGTCCTGTGTTACTTTCACATCTCTCAATCAGATTTTTGGGGTCTGATTCTTTCATACTCTTGAAAATGGAGCCTCTTGATGTCCCTTTCCTTGTGAACTTTCAGGTCTTCCTGGGCTATTCTGGGGTACAGGGGGACTAGCACTCAAATATCTTGAACTATAAATGACATTTAGAGCCAATATAGAGGGCctgggggaagaggaaaggagcaGTGAGGTATAATAATACCCAACAACAGCTGAAGTGAGCTCTGCTGGTGAAAGGAAATTGTATTGCTACAGGAATACGTATGTGCTAAGTTTAAACTCAAAGGGATCATAAAAAGGATCTGCAAAAACTTCAGGTGTCATCCAAACTAGGTGAAAATTGCAACAAATAGTGCAAGGCTTTCAGGGCTTTTCCTCTCCATTGAATCCATGGTGATGAAGATGTGTTGCTGCCTTCTGAGAGATTTGGTGATGAATGTACCCTCCCTTACCATCTCATTTCAGAGATCCTCACTTTAAAATCTTGTGTTAGCACCAATGCTAAAGGATTATGCAGAAAACTGCAGCTGGAAGTCAAGGCACTCCAGAAACCACTTTGTAGTCAATCCTACAGCCCCTTCTTACTGCCAAGCACCACGCAGTCTCCTTTGAGCTTTGGGTCTCTCACAGAGCTGCATCTGCttgggaagaaagggaagagagggGGCATTCCTGCAGTTGTGTCTGATGAGTGAGGTCCTGCACCAGTCAGGACCACAGCAGGCAGTGTGAGATGGTGGGAGCTGAGTGAGCCACGCAATTAAAACCTGTGTTTGAACAGGGCTGAGTGGCATAAAACCAGCTGGTGCTGAGGCTGAAATATTGCATTCTCTGGAGTGCCTGGGTGAGCCTGAAAAAGGCTGAGGGCATTTGTATCTGGTTAGAGTGAGTTGGCAGCTTGTGAGTCACAGATCCCTTCCTCACA
This Haemorhous mexicanus isolate bHaeMex1 chromosome 1, bHaeMex1.pri, whole genome shotgun sequence DNA region includes the following protein-coding sequences:
- the LRRC30 gene encoding leucine-rich repeat-containing protein 30 translates to MGSEHSKNEERRSMVFLRKGPKLPAWEDALLAGREPKSLLKRGLRYVSLSLIMKGMTTTPDFLWGLHEVQKLNLSRNQLVVIPPSLGKLDRLVVLNLGGNCLKCLPKEIGLLRNLKVLFVNMNCLKEVPAELSLCRKLEVLSLSHNCISQLPLSFTDLTNLRKLNLSNNRFVQIPLCIFALRSLDFLHLGSNKLENIAESIQYLVNLQIFIVENNNIRSLPRSLCYISTLELLNADYNAIQTLPDDLYLLHRLRRIAWNPMDKGLHIAHNPLSRPLPEVVEGGLDVLFNYLRDKKEHN